TGGATGCTCCGCTACGTGCAGACCCACACGTTCGCTTTGTTCGGATGGTACCGGATCGCACTGGGCGGCCTGATTCTCCTCCTGAGCGCCGCCCGCCCTTGAGACCCCCCCGATACCCGGGCCCTGACCCGCGGCCGAGCCGCGCGCGGTTGCGGCTTCAACGTCCCTGCGGCATGCTGGGCCACGTCGCATATGCGAACCGCCATCCACCCATCTCCTCGGATCCCGACCGCCTCCATGGCCACCGCGCTGCTAATCCTGTTCCTCGCCGGCGCAAAAGCTGCCACCGGCCACAGCCAACCCGTGGTTCTGGATCACGGGCCCGCGCGACTGGTGATCCTCCCGCAATCCGGCAGCCTCGTGCTGACCGACCTGCGCACCGGCGTCTCTTGGGAATGCGGCAGTGTGGACCGCCCCTGGGCCAGTGTGACACTGGCCGAGACCGGCGGCCGCAGCGATCTCCCCTTGGACCGCTGCGAAGTTGTCCCGGAACCGGAAGGGCTGCGGCTGCGGTTCCAAATCGGGTCGCGCCAGGGGCCGGCCGGGTTTGACCTGCGCATCACCCGCTTGCCGGACGGTCCCGGATTCGCCTTCCGCTGGCAGGCCGATCCCGCCCTGCCGGTCGCCCGCCTCCGCCTCTTCGAGGAACTGCGACTGGGTCAGTCCGGTGAAGCCGCAGCCGCGTTCGTCCCGGTCCGCATGGGCCTCCGCGTCCCGGCCGAAGGCTCCCAACCCTTCCACGCCCGATTCGAAACCTACGGATACGAGGGATGTCACATGGCCATGCTGGGTACCGCACGGCTCGGCTCGGCCGCGCTCTGGACATGGACAAATCCCGACGTCACCGTGGAATTGCAGCGGCGCCTGCAAGCGGGCCCCACCAATCACCCCGGCGCACGGCTCACCGCCGCGTTCGACCTGGGCCCCGCAGCCCGCGAAATCCGCTGGATCCCGGTCGGCCGGGGAGACCATGTCCAAATCGCCAAGGCTTATCAAAACCTGGCGCGCAACGCCGGTTGGTGGGTCCCCTGGTCGCAGAAACTCCGGGGCCATCCCGACCGGACCCGCTATCTCGGCGCTGCCAACGTAAAACTGTGGAGCTTGCTCGACCGTCGCATGGACGAAACAAGCACCCGCGAGCTCGCGGTGCACGTGAACTGGACCTTCGACCAGGCCGCCCGCGTGGCCGAACACCTCAGGCACGACCTGCACCTGGACAGGGTCCTTTTCGGCATCGGCGGCTGGATCCACAGAGGCTACGATAATCAGCACCCCGACATTCTACCGCCCGCGCCGGAATGCGGCGGCGAAGCGGCCTTCCGCGATGCCTGTCGCCGCATCCTCAAACTCGGCTATCTGCTGAGCCCGCACGACAATTACCAGGACATGTACCGCGACGCCCCCTCCTGGGACGAAAGGTGGCTCAACAAAAACGCGGACGGCTCACCCACCAAGGGCGGCGTGTGGGCCGGCGGACAGGCATGGATCGTCTGCTCCCGCATGGCCCTTGAGCTGGCCGCACGCCCGCAAAACCTCCCCGCGGTCCGAAACCTCTCCGGCGCCAACGCCTACTTTATCGACACCACCTTCGCCGCCGGCCTCTACGAATGTCATGACCCCCAACACCCCCTCACCCGGGAGGACGACCTCCGCTGGAAACAGGCCCTGAGCGATTACGCCCGCAACCTGTTCGGCAGCTTCGGCAGCGAAGACGGTCGCGAATGGGCCGTTCCCCATGCCGACTTTTTCGAGGGCCTGGCCGGCGTGGGCGGACACCCGTTGCACAACCGGGATCTGCTGACACGACTGAACGCCGAACCCGTTCCCCTGTTCGAACTCGTCTATCGCGAGTGCATCCAGATCTATGGCAAATACGGCTATGACCCGGCCCGGGCCGCCGACTACGTCTTGCATCACCTCCTGCTGGGACGCCCCCTCCACTATCACAACCTCCCGCCGGGCCTGTACTGGGAAGAGGATCTCTACGAACGCGCGGAACCTTCCATCGCCGCCATCCAATCCACAGGCCCCCGCGCGTTCTCCATTCGCTATGCCTGGAAAATCGAACAGCCCCCGAAACGCAACTGGCGGGTCTTCGTCCATTTCTGCGATGAACAGGGCCGGATCCTCTTCCAAAACGATCATGACCCCGAGCCTCCCACCCGTCAGTGGACTCCCGGCGCGCGGGAGGTCGGCCCCTTCAACGTGACCATCCCGGAAGGTTTGAACGGCCCGTTCTCCATCCGCATCGGCTGGTACGACCCCGCCACGGGCCGGCGCGCCCAGCTCCAGGGCCCGGCCGACCCTGAACGCCGAATCCGCGCAGGCCGCCTGATCCTGCGTGACCACCATGCCCGGTGGGAACCGGAACCCGAAACCGCATCTGCCAATGGTCCGGACCCGGCGCTGTTCCTCCGGGCCGACCACGGCTGGGCCGAAGGACTCCACCCGTGGGATCGTTTCTTGAAGAACACCCAGGAATTATTGGGCCCCCTCAACCTCCTGACCGCAGACCAGCCCATGACCGAACACGCCTTCCTCACGCCGGATCATCAGGTCCAACGCGTCCGTTTCGGCAGCGATCCCCGTCGTGCCTGCACCGTGGTGGTGAACCGGAGCACCAACGACTTCCCCTGGCTCACCTCCGCCTTTGGCCCCACGGTGCTGCCGCCGGGTGGATTCGTGGTGGAGTCCGACCGCTTCATCGCGTTCCACGCACGCACATGGAACGACATCACCTACCACCAGGCCCCCTTCTTCACACTGCGCAGCCTTGACGACCGTCCCCTGACCCGCTCACGACGCGTTCGGGTGTTTCATGGCTGGGGCGACCCCTCCATCCGAATCGGCCGGACCACGGTCCGGATCCCTCGCGAAGCTGTCGTGGACCCCCAAACGGGCCGGTGCACCCAAACCCTTTGAAACCGTCACGCACCCCTTGAGGTCGGCTCGCGACGCACCCCTCGTCCTCAAGCCCGTCACCCCCACCAGAACGCGGAGTACGTTCTCTCAGGACGTGCCCGGCGGCCGGGGCGCAAACTGAAAGGCACCGTAACCCACCACCCGATCTCGCGGCCCGGCGGTGTCCCCCGAGTTCCGCAGGTCCACCGTCTCCACACCGAGCTCGCGGGCGCCCAATGTCCGGAGCAGGCCACGGATCGCACGAAATCCACAGGCATGTTGCGGGGTCAGCACCTCGGCCCGACCCGCCTCAATCGCCCCGGCCGTAGCGCGGTCCAGGCGCCTGGCCAGTTCGTAGGGATGGTAGTGGCTGAGATCGGAACTGACCACAATGCGCGTCTCCGGTCCGCCCCAGAGGCGGTCCAGCACCTCGGCCACCTGGGCATCCGACGCCTCCCCCACCACCAGTGGCACAATCGCAAACCGGCCCAACAACACCTGCAAGAAAGGCAGCTCCACTTCCAAACAATGCTCTGCCGCATGCGCCGCATCGAACAACCGCACCTGCGGCAGATCCACAATTCGTTCCACCGCCTCCCGGTCCACCGGCACCC
Above is a window of Limisphaera ngatamarikiensis DNA encoding:
- a CDS encoding DUF5696 domain-containing protein gives rise to the protein MLGTARLGSAALWTWTNPDVTVELQRRLQAGPTNHPGARLTAAFDLGPAAREIRWIPVGRGDHVQIAKAYQNLARNAGWWVPWSQKLRGHPDRTRYLGAANVKLWSLLDRRMDETSTRELAVHVNWTFDQAARVAEHLRHDLHLDRVLFGIGGWIHRGYDNQHPDILPPAPECGGEAAFRDACRRILKLGYLLSPHDNYQDMYRDAPSWDERWLNKNADGSPTKGGVWAGGQAWIVCSRMALELAARPQNLPAVRNLSGANAYFIDTTFAAGLYECHDPQHPLTREDDLRWKQALSDYARNLFGSFGSEDGREWAVPHADFFEGLAGVGGHPLHNRDLLTRLNAEPVPLFELVYRECIQIYGKYGYDPARAADYVLHHLLLGRPLHYHNLPPGLYWEEDLYERAEPSIAAIQSTGPRAFSIRYAWKIEQPPKRNWRVFVHFCDEQGRILFQNDHDPEPPTRQWTPGAREVGPFNVTIPEGLNGPFSIRIGWYDPATGRRAQLQGPADPERRIRAGRLILRDHHARWEPEPETASANGPDPALFLRADHGWAEGLHPWDRFLKNTQELLGPLNLLTADQPMTEHAFLTPDHQVQRVRFGSDPRRACTVVVNRSTNDFPWLTSAFGPTVLPPGGFVVESDRFIAFHARTWNDITYHQAPFFTLRSLDDRPLTRSRRVRVFHGWGDPSIRIGRTTVRIPREAVVDPQTGRCTQTL
- the amrB gene encoding AmmeMemoRadiSam system protein B → MNAAFFQQSRPPAVAGMFYPDNAHELARWVERFVEEGRPGRASDPKAIIAPHAGYIYSGPVAGSAFRPWAGAGGRIERVVLIGPSHHVWFEGIALPQAGEFVTPLGRVPVDREAVERIVDLPQVRLFDAAHAAEHCLEVELPFLQVLLGRFAIVPLVVGEASDAQVAEVLDRLWGGPETRIVVSSDLSHYHPYELARRLDRATAGAIEAGRAEVLTPQHACGFRAIRGLLRTLGARELGVETVDLRNSGDTAGPRDRVVGYGAFQFAPRPPGTS